ACCCTGATTAGCAGCGATGCCGCCGATTTTTATTCTAAGCCCATGTTGTCAACAGCATTAGCACAGGGTAAAGATGCCAATGCCTTGGTTATGACCCCGGCGGCAAAAATGGCCGAGCAACTCAATCTCGAAGTCATTGCCAATACAATGGTTAGCGAGATTAATACCGCAGGCAAAACCTGCGTCTTGGATAACGGCAGAGTCGTTGACTATGAGCGGTTAGTATTGGCCTTAGGTGCCGACCCCATTCGCATTGCATTTTCAGGTAATGCCAACGACGATGTGCTCTCGGTTAACGATATTAACGACTATGCGCATTTTAGAGAAAAGCTGGCCAACCATGTCAAGCGTATCACCATAGTCGGTGCCGGTTTAATTGGTTGCGAGTTTGCCAACGACCTGCTGAGCCAAGGCTATCAAGTCGATGTTATCGGTTTGGGTGATACACCACTGGATACCTTGATTCCTATTGAAGCGGGTAAAGCCTTGCAAACCGCTTTAGGAAAAGTAGGTGTTACCTGGCATTTAGGCACCACCATAAAACAACTTAAAAAAGATAATAGCGCATACCATATTGTATTGGAAAACGGCGATAACGTTGACGCTGACTTAGTCATCTCTGCCATCGGTTTACGCGCACGAACCGAACTTGCCAAACAAGCAGGCTTGATTGTCAATCGGGGCATT
The genomic region above belongs to Gammaproteobacteria bacterium and contains:
- a CDS encoding FAD-dependent oxidoreductase → MSSITIIGSGLAGYTLARELRKLDKATALTLISSDAADFYSKPMLSTALAQGKDANALVMTPAAKMAEQLNLEVIANTMVSEINTAGKTCVLDNGRVVDYERLVLALGADPIRIAFSGNANDDVLSVNDINDYAHFREKLANHVKRITIVGAGLIGCEFANDLLSQGYQVDVIGLGDTPLDTLIPIEAGKALQTALGKVGVTWHLGTTIKQLKKDNSAYHIVLENGDNVDADLVISAIGLRARTELAKQAGLIVNRGIVVDATLQSSADAVYALGDCAEVEGQVLPYVMPIMHCARALAKTLVGETTAVVYPIMPVIVKTTLHPIVVAGITQGDEVSWQIENTEDGVKAIAINNADEMVGFCLTGVTANKEKQALLKEIN